A stretch of the Pongo pygmaeus isolate AG05252 chromosome 16, NHGRI_mPonPyg2-v2.0_pri, whole genome shotgun sequence genome encodes the following:
- the LOC129013577 gene encoding large ribosomal subunit protein eL21-like yields MTNTKGKRRGTRYMFSRPFRKHGVVALATYMRIYKKSDIVDIKGMGTIQKGMPHKCYHGKTGRVYNVPQHAIGIVVNKQVKGKILAKIINVRIEHIKHSKSRDSFLKCVKENDQKKKEAKEKGTWVQQKHQPAPPREAHFVRTNGKEPELLEPIPYEFMA; encoded by the coding sequence ATGACgaacacaaagggaaagaggagaggcaccCGATATATGTTCTCCaggccttttagaaaacatggagtTGTTGCTTTGGCCACATATATGCGAATCTATAAGAAAAGTGATATTGTAGACATCAAGGGAATGGGTACCATTCAAAAAGGAATGCCCCACAAGTGTTACCACGGCAAAACTGGAAGAGTCTATAATGTTCCCCAGCATGCTATTGGCATTGTTGTAAACAAACAAGTTAAGGGCAAGATTCTTGCCAAGATAATTAATGTGCGTATTGAGCACATTAAGCACTCTAAAAGCCGAGATAGCTTCCTGAAATGtgtgaaggaaaatgatcagaaaaagaaggaagccaaagagaaaggtaccTGGGTTCAACAGAAGCACCAGCCTGCTCCACCCAGAGAAGCACACTTTGTGAGAACCAATGGGAAGGAACCTGAGCTGCTGGAACCTATTCCCTATGAATTCATGGCATAA